AAGTCCACAAAATTAGCTTTTTGTAAGCTACCACAGTCCAATAAAATATTGATTTTCCCCCTTCCCGtctgcattttatttatttacgcTTTCTACCATTAGAAATGGGTGATAAGTTCTTGAGAAGAACCTGAATGTCCACTGCCAGTTCATGCTCTCCACATGCTATGCCATGTAAGAATCTTCTGATGATTTGTGTTAATCCCTTGAGTTATGGTGAAATTAGCAAAGCCAACCGCAATCTGTATGattcatagatttttttttttgttcttataAGGTCCATTTATAGGCCGCAATCGCATACATTTATAAATGGAATCTGTACTTATGAAACCATCTTTAATTAACGTTGAATTGGAGGTAAATATTGCAAATGTAACCTAGTGCTGAGATTAGCTGAGCTGTTTGCCTCAAAAAGGGGTATCAGAATCCTCCATTAGAGAGTGCAAAGAAAGGTTTATTTGATTCCTGTCTAATTTGATTAGTTAATTCCTAGTTAGAAGAAAATCTAGCTTCTTCTTGTGACAACAagtaattatttttgttattttataCTAGTATCCAGGATCAGTATAATTCAAGTTCtaactttccttttcttttccagagAAACAAagtaaacaaattaaaatttgtACGAAGGTGCCACCAAGCAGCAAAAGAAGTTTTTTCGGAGGTAGTTTTCTTTCTCAGTTTATTCTGGATTCTGCCTTGCAACATATTATGTTTCCCATACTTACTAAGTCTCCACAGGAAGTGGACCCAGCAACCTATCCAGCTATAAGAGCCCTATTCTTAAAAAAGCAAGGATGGAGGTTAACAGGtaattttattttctcgtgGAACGATTGACGTGAAATGGCTGTTTTCTGAAACCGTTGTCTAATTTTGTGTTACAGTCAGGCAAAAATGAAAGCTGCTATTCAAAGGAATACTATAGCAAGGTTTGTCTCATTTCGACATTAACGTTTCGGAGAATTTCATACATGTTTCGTTTTTGAAATACCTTGCTATTTGAACCTCTCAATCTCTCATGTTATTTCACTAACTCTGGCTCTGCTTTGACAGGACATCTCAGCACATAAGGATGAACTCAAATCATGTACAGCCAATGAAGACAACGACTATTCATAGACCCAATTCAACCATTACCATCACTAAACCAACTGGTCCGAATAAGCCATTACAGAGCGACAGACAAACTGGTCTGAATAGGCCGTTTGAGAGCAATAAACCAACTGGTCAGAATAGGCCATTCCAGAGTAACAAACCAACTGGTCAAAATAGGCCATTGCAGAGCAACAAACCAACTGATCTGAATAGGCCGTTTCAGAGCAATAGGCCGAAATTCTAGAGGAGGATCAAACCGCAGCATCGCGTTCTTGACTCCAGAGTTCGCCTTGCTTGTGCAGCAAAAACATCAAATTTCTTGTGCACAAGTTGTGGTAGTTTACCATAACATGAACTCATTGTGCTCTAGGAAAAATAGTCTTGTCTGAAGTTGGCCTCACTGAGCACTCGTATGTTGTATCTGAAGAGCATCCGTTTGGCAAAGGAGAAGCACACCAAAGTGTACCATAAAAATATTGGTTATATCTGTAACATACAATTTTTATCATATGAGAAAAGGATTTTATTCCTTGATTACTTTTGGATCCATATTATGCTTTGTGAGTATTTGTTGAGATGCTAAGGATTTAGAGGGATTGTTCTGGTGACAATTCTATGGCAAGTGAGACATGTTCTCAAGGTTGATCTCAGCAGTTCTTTCCTTTCAGATGTTGATGTCAACAGTTGCATATAGTCAGGAAGGAGAACCTCTCTTCCAGTAGAAATCATCTGTTAATTGGTTGCTTAATGaccaaaatatgaatattaaaaacaagcaaaataattttggtggttgtttgacTCCAGTGAACATTGGAACTGAGAAGAAAGCTAAGATTTAAACTGAAGTTTAGATGTTGATGTCAACAGTTGCATGATAGTCAGGAAGGAAAACCTCTCTTACAGTAGAAATCATCT
The Oryza glaberrima chromosome 8, OglaRS2, whole genome shotgun sequence DNA segment above includes these coding regions:
- the LOC127782875 gene encoding uncharacterized protein LOC127782875, coding for MEYGRRKPISLLELCIRTTMDNLRYVDNVDGVEMDLLQRILPHCKMEDLTRIENNTEMDLTPVTDKLWKLFYTRQFGEENANQVVKRMSMSGARYKWKDLFDAKTKKQKEYEEKMGQRLAKKYEAAKAEKQSKQIKICTKVPPSSKRSFFGGSGPSNLSSYKSPILKKARMEVNSQAKMKAAIQRNTIARTSQHIRMNSNHVQPMKTTTIHRPNSTITITKPTGPNKPLQSDRQTGLNRPFESNKPTGQNRPFQSNKPTGQNRPLQSNKPTDLNRPFQSNRPKF